DNA from Platichthys flesus chromosome 20, fPlaFle2.1, whole genome shotgun sequence:
GAGCAAAGTCtaaacatgttgttttactCAACCCTGAAAAAACAATCGTAAGATGTTAAATTATTGAAAAGACAAAGTCTCCATTTGCTGCATTAGTTTGGATTTGACTGCAGCAGGATGCAAGTGATGGATATGTgttctgtcctgtgtgtgtgtgtgtgtgtttgtgtgtgtttgtgcagtgtgtgtgtgcgtgtgtgtgtgtcgatgtgAAGAGTGAAACCACATGTTGAAGAGAGGGCGAGCAGGGCCGTGTGAAGATTTGGACGTGAGGCTGTGGGAGGAGGTGCAGCGTTCAATCTAGGGGGACAGGATGAAGTGAgagatggaggtgtgtgtgtgtgtgtgtgtgtgtgtgtgtgtgtgtgtgtgtgtgtgtgtgtgtgtgtgtgggtgtgtttgtgtgggtgttgcAGAGGGCTGCAGCGGGTCACATTCTTCCAGCATTGCGACCCTGCTGCTCTCTAGCTCCAAACTAAGAGACTTTTATTCTGACATCCGGTCTGAGGATGCAgccagctccctcctcctcctcttcctcctcctcctcctcctcctcctcttcttctcttctcttctcttctcttctcttctcctcctcctcctcctcctcctcctcctcctcctcctcctcctcctcctcctcctcttctcttcttctcttctcttctcttctcttctcctcctcctcttcctcctcctcctcctcctcctcctcttcttttctcttctcttctcttctcttctcctcctcctcctcctcctgctcctcctcctcctcctcctcctcctcctcctcctcctcctcctcctcctcctcttctcttcttctcttctcttctcttctcttctcctcctcctcttcctcctcttctcctgtgaTGTGTCTCTAAGATCAGATCAGCAGACAcagactctttaaaaacacatgcgACAAACGTTCCTCTTAAACAAATCGAGTTTCACTGAAGTTGCCTGAAACATTCATGAATTAAGTTTTCAGCTTTTAAAGATAGTTGTAATCTTTCACTGAGTATAAAGAGTTTAGTTactagtttgtgtttttaatcctgTTATAGATAAATATTGGTTCATATTACAATTAGTTTGTTtatacttttttaattaattatctcCAAAAGCAGCTGCGTGTGGACAGGAAGTTAAACCTGCTTCTCTGCTCGGCCACGTTCTGATTTGAAAAACTCATCCGTCCGGTTGGTTTTCAGAAAGTATCTCAACACTTCAGTCTTCAGGCTTAATCGTGAAGTGGAGGATTTAGATGTTTGTAATCGCAGTGTAAATAATCTGTGTGTGAATCGGACTCTGTTTACTCTGGGATGTTCCAACAGTCGGACAAACAGCTCAGAGAAACACGGGACGAGCCAGAACAGcttgtttcacttcctctcagtTCTGCTTCACAGCCAAAATCAACTGGTCACATTATGACGGCCtcattttcttttgctttctAAATTAGGTCGATGCACATACGATGGTATATAGGAGTTTTGTTTCCTtccatcttcttctctcctgtgaTCTGACAGGTGAAGCAGCCGTCGGTCTGATCAAAGCAACCTGTTCCTGtgcatgacctttgacctcctgggcttgttttttttgtgcctgTGTTTTCCAGGAATTCAAGAATGTGGACGGGGAGGAGTACCAGGCCGACATGTCCACCTTGGCCTCGCAGGCCTCCCTGGGCAGCCCCGACGTCTACATCCTGCCCCTCAGCGAGGTGTCGCTGCCTCTCGCCAAGCAGCCGGCTCGATCAGGTGAGTCGGCTCAGACGGATCCTCACGCTCACCTTGTGTGCAGCCCAGAGCAGCTTGAATAAAAACTGTAAGAAAAAACCTTTAGAAATTGTAGTTAAATAAACTCTTTGTGGAATTATGAAGAAAACAACTCAACGACCAGGACCTTTCCAGGGATGCATTGATGAAAACTCTCTCACACCAGGAGAAGTGGAAGCTGTTAAAACCTTTAACTGGGTCGTCACACGGCTGTGATCAATCTTCTCACTCTCTAAATCTTTCACAACACATTTATCACAcgttttctcctccttcagagaGGATCAAATATCGAAGGATGATTTCATCCTGATGGTTTTCTCAGTGCTCTTGTAACGTGTGTTTCTAGCTGTGTGAGAGTGCACGAGACCCACGTGCACATGCATTTGAAGAGAGTGATGTAACCGTGAGGAGGGCCGTGTATCTGGCTTTTGTCAAAGTTGGTCCCTGGAGCGAGCACCGCCCTGACACTGGCCTCGGCCAGCTGGGCCTCCACCTATCCCACAATCCCTCGCTGCAGGTCCCTGCAGAACGAACTCTGTGCTCTTCAACTTTCACTCTCTCCCACAGACATCTGCTGGTTGTGTAATGTGGTGCAGGCAGCCGGCCTACACTGCTGCATGTTGGTATGTGAGGCATGCAAGAGCACAAGACGCCAGTGAGAAGATCCCTGGTTCCCTCGGTCGCcctgtttccctccctctgctgctgggtCACAATGGTTCCCGTTGTGTGTCAATGGGCTGATGCTGCTGATAAATCTGTCACTGAAGAGTTGTGCGACTTCAGcatcacacccacacagtgACCTTGTGTGTCGTTGAACTTTACATCCATTCGGTTCAACTTGCATTCGTCAGAGAGTCCAGGACTAAGAGatgagagctgctgctcctggttGTTTCCACACATTTGGTTTTTATCTGCAGGAGCTTTGAGATAAAGTTTACGAAGGTTAATGGAATTTCAATGGTGACTTCCAGCTCAGTGAAAAACCAAATGATAGTTAAACATCTTCGGATAAAACCACAGCTCATAAAACTGAAAGCATCTGCAGATTGCTCACTGTTCTCTGAGATATGGCTGAACCGGCCTGGCAACATCTGCTCTGTCATCTGTAACTAATAGAAGTGTTggagcagaggtcagggtcTTACTGCTGCACCTCCAGGGAGCCTCACCCTCTGACATCATCAGaacgttttgtttttcattgagAATCCGTCTCTCTTTACTCTGAACTCATCGATCTCATCTCTGCTTGGTGccagtttctgtgttttatttggatTTCGTAGCTCAGGCAGTGAAACGTAAAGAGTCGAGGGAGTGAAATCAGGGATTCCAGTAATTATGAGGAGAAAAATACCACGAAAAGGTCGTTAGTTTGCTTTTCATGCATTTGTAATTCCTACTGATTCCTGAGAGCTGAGGTAGACAAAGAACTTGACAGCTTTGAGTAAGACTGGTTACTTTCTGCCAATGTTCCCATCTCCTGTCATCCGGCCCAGCACTGGGGCTGTGGAAGGACCATGTGGATAGGTGGAGTTCCCACTGAGACACCAGTACTGTAAGTGCTTAACTCGGTCCAGGGCCCAGTCCCCAAGATCCACCCTGATGCAGCTGGTCTGTGTCTGCAGGCTGCTCTGCAAAGACCAATGGAGCTCACATTCCCACAGGAGTCATGGGAACACTGGTGAAAACACGGCGCAGCAGAAACAAGTCCAGTTCCACTTTCATTCCACTTAGAGCAGAAAGACGTTTCACGTGCATCGTCCTAACAAACACTTTTAAATCTgcacaataacaacaatcacctgcagccccccccTCTAAgtgggaaacacaacaacaatgggCAGATGTCAGAAAGTGGATTTAGAAGCTGGTCCAAGGCCGATGCTGCAGCTCGGCCCCTCAGCAGAGAGTGCAGCAGGATGCACCGGAGTGGGAGAGGTTCATGGGAATTCCATTTGTCTCTGAGTGATTTAGCTGCTGTGCATCTCACTAAAGACTTCCTGGCGACTGGCGAGATTAAGCTTCAGTAGCGTTCTTCAGAGAGATGCCGAGAAAAGAGCAGACGGCCGTGGCAGGTGGAAATTGAGTTAGTGGATCGGCTGTGAAGACGTCTGAGAACTTAACACCGGAGTCGAGGTATTTTCAGCTCGTCTCACTGGgtctctggaaaataaacacaagggAAACAAGAATGAGAAAGCAGAGTCAACATACTCCTGAAATATCTTAAATAATAATCCCAGGAAATTTGACAGAAATATGTGTAGATGTTgtgcaaagacaaagacaaagatatGAGACAATCAAATCtctgattctcctcctcctcccctcactgTACAATCCCTGTCGTGAATATCTGAGGTCAACGTGGTGGTGAAGGTATGTCCCTGTTATCAACAACTCCCAGTTCATTCTTCTGTCAAGACGCTGGTGGATAATAGCCCCAGTGTGGGAGCACTAACTGGTCCTAACTGGTGCCATGCTGCCCCAAGCAGCCAGACAATGGGGGGTATTCTGCTTAGGGACGGAGAGAGCGTGAGTGGGTGTAAGGAATGACCAGTCTGGGGACGGGGATGGGGGCGTCCAATATGTCCTCAGCACAGGGACGAGACTGTGTTTGAGTCTGGAGGGGGACGAGCATCACAAAgatgtgtctgtctgcctcggACCCACAATCCCAGTGTCATCGTGGGAgatacagaaagaaagagagaaagaatagatggaggagggggggagatgCTGGGACAGAGCCGTCACTCTCGTTTCATTCggcggagctggagcaggacGGCCGGGCGAgttcagcagagcagcagagactccggggggggggggggggggaggcagaggacaGTTGGACAGATCGGTGCCGGACGAGGTTCAGGACAGAATAAGACCGAAGACTCAAGTCTGTCTCCTCAACGTGTGGAGAGTGAACGATGTCCTCAGCAGGAGGGTTCATTTTAAAGAAGGTTTGTTCCAGAGGATCGGACAGAGGACGGATTCTACTGAGGACACTTGATCCCTGGACGTGGTGCGTGGAGTTAGAGGCCTTTGAAGACAATTCTCTTTATTAACAAGGGTTAAGATTCTCTTCCATGTGACTGAGTGACATCTATGTTATATCATCTTAAAGACCCAACATATTACAAACTACATGTTGTTTTCTTATTAACTTAACGTCATAACATCAATTCACCCATTTTActgtagtttgacattttacattacGCATGTGTAGAGTGACGTTTTATTAATTCCATTAATGTTATTGACACATTCATAACATTAAATGTTATTgacatattcatatttcagaAATATTGTGATAATACATCTATCGTCATAATTTCAAAGTTTGATCAAATTCAGTGTTGAATGTCCAATGAGCTCAAATCAAGCAAGTTTTAAGtctcaaataaatgttgttaCATGTGTCATATTGAATTTGATGGAAACAAAGTTGTGTACAAACACGTCTTCATATTTgtctgtaataataataataataagaatgcTATTTGGGTTGAAGACAAGTAACCACAGGCTGCTGGTGGATGTTTATCActaacacctcctcctcctcttcctcttcctcttcctcctcctcctcctcctcctcctcctcctccttctcctcctcctcttctcttttcatcagtCCATCTCCTGAAGTCCACAGACCTGAGCCGCCACAGTCTCCTCTACCTGAACGAGATCGGGGATGGCTGGTTTGGGAAGGTGAGTCTCAGCTGTGATCCTGGAGGCGTTAAAGATGTCTGACACACTGTGTGACCTGGAAtataagagagtgtgtgtgtgtgggtatgtgtgtgtgtgtgtggggggggggggggtatgtgtgtgtgtgtgtgtgtgtgtgtgtggatctcTACCTCTTTGATGTCAGTTCATTTTTACGCTATAGTagtcgccccctgcaggtgaaaCATGACGTGTCCTGTTCTTACAACCAGATAACatgttgttctctctctctctttttctctctctctttctctgttcctcctccttttcattcTGTGCGTTCATGACTCTCCGTCCTTACCCTCCTCGGTACGtccgtctgtgtctctctctgcattgctctctctctccttgaaCTCCTGTTTGGCTGCTTCCCCTCTTcctttgtgcccccccccccccccctcttcatcGGTTGTCTTGTGGGTAAATGTCCATCTGTCCGTCTTCCCTGTGCGTGTCTGTCTCCGTCTGGGCTGCTTCAGGTTCTGCTGGGGGAGGTGAACTCCGGCCGGAGCACCACTGAGGTGGTTGTGAAGGAGCTCAAGTCCAGTGCCAGTGTCCAGGACCAGATGCTCTTCCTGGAGGAGGCGCAGCCTTTTCGGTACGGCTCCTCAGGAATAATGAAAAATCTAATTCAGATCCAAATGTGTAACGAAGAGTTTAAATTGTTCTCATCTCCGGTTTGgagattttcattttaaagacacATAAGAACGTGTTTTCTCTTCTTGACTCTTGTTAAGtagaatttgtatttattgtaaatCAGTCATTGTGgattataattataactttTCATATATTCACAATCCCTCATTATTCTTTCCAGTCAATGATTATGAGCTGATTTATAAAATATTCAGATTCCACAGCttgtttgtgcagtttgtgtgtggtcctgtttgtgtgtttgtgcggtcACAGAAGCAGACTGTGTGTTAACTGGTCCTCTGCTCTGCAGCGTCCTGCAGcatcctgctctgctgcagtgtcTGGCCCAGTGCACAGAGGTCACGCCCTACCTGCTGGTGATGGAGTTCTGTCCACTGGTGAGTGAGTGGGTTCAATAacaatatcaattcatattgAGCCTCTGAGGTAAATACACAGATATcagctcttttatttttaatgggtTAATCTGAGACGAGCTGTGTTTCACGTTTTGGAAATCTGTTCATTCAAACTCTGAAAAGTTAAACATGTAGATTTTAAAAGAACCTGTCTTTGCTTTGAACTGAAGCTTCATACCTACGTTCTAAATGTAGCTTTGGATTTACTGTCTGCTGATGACATATATTGTTTATGGTTGAAATTCTATTTCAGAGTGTGTATTCACTGTTGTCAGTCAATACACAACCTCGTTATTTAGGGTGACAACTGTAGACAGTGTAAATTATAGAGACCCTAAAGCTGAACGTAACTCACGTGAAGGTAATTCATCcaagaaaatctaaaaacaatCAGTAATGTAGAAAACCAAGTGTGTTGTTGACTTTCGACAGGTTTTAACACAAAGATGTTACACAACCTGACTCCCATTAACCACAATGACAACACTGCCCTCCAGTGGTCAGAGGTTGTAACATACAGATGTTTTCGTCTCCTCCAGGGGGATGTGAAGAGTTACCTCCGCAGCTGCAGGGCTGGAGAGACCATGACCCCGGAGCCCTTGATTCTCCAGCGGATGGCCTGTGACATCGCCTCAGGACTCCTgcatctgcacaaacacaactttgcTCACAGGTATCGACACGTTCCTGCTTTTAGATATCACACATTTTAGAATTCTAACCTGGAATCAAGCTGCGTTCGGTCAAATCTGCCTTTTGCTTGTCGGTTGCTTCCTGGAACAATATCCTGGTGCTGCCTGAGTGCTCTGACAGACTCCAGCATCAGTGATTTTGTTGCAGGCGGTGACCCCTCGTCTCCAGAGCCACTCTAACCAGCTGAACTCTTTCTGGTTGCTCTCAGTCTGCACTCAGGTCTTCTAAATATGATTCTGCCTCATGAAATATGAGCCTCCTCCAGTATCTTGTTTAGCCCGAGTGTTTATAATGATGAGAGGTTgtttaactccccccccccgttcccaTCAACCCTCTGTCTCCAGTGACCTGGCGCTGAGGAACTGCTTGTTAACTGCTGATGTCTCAGTGAAGATCGGAGACTACGGCCTGTCCCACAACAAGTACAAGGTCCGTCCATCAGAGAAACTGTTTTATTAGGTTTATTCAGAGTTTTTGGATGAATCTGAACATTTGAGAGCTTCTTGTTTGAAACACTGAAGATTTGAAGCTGTTGATATTTGGTCTCCATCAGGATGATTACTacctgacctcagatcagatgttCGTGCCGCTGCGCTGGATCGCTCCAGAGCTCGTGGACGAGGTGCATGGAAACCTGCTGGTGGCAGACAACACCCATCAGAGCAACATctggtaacacaaacacagacccacAAATTGGACCAGTTGTCCCACAGCTGCATGCTGACTAGTTGAAAGGTATATTTAAAGGTATGTCTGCAGATGTGGAGTGATGCCATGTGTTCTCCTGTGTCTCAGGTCTCTGGGTGTGACCATctgggagctgctggagctcggGAACCAGCCGTACAGACACTACTCCGACCGACAGGTGCTCACCTACACTgtgagggagcagcagctgcGACTTCCCAAACCACTGCTCCAAGTGCCGCTGGCTGAGCGCTGgtgagacgcacacacacagacacatctgtatataaaacaattataataacaaaCTTTTCTTATACTGAATAGAGAGCcttgattttaagttttaagcAGTACAAAACATCAATGGGGCTCCTTCTGAAATACTTACATTATCTCCAAGTACTTTACAAAGTAAGGCTTTACAGTATTATAGAGAAAACCCTGGACTGGAGTAGTTTGAAATTATTACATCTTAAAAGACCAGGTATTCGGGATTTGTCCCAGGAAGCTAAACTCTGACTCACTAGCTTGTTCTTCAGAGGAGCCACAGTATCGAGTGTCAAaggaagtgaagctgcagcaccaACAACAGATAGATGTTCTCCACTGTGTTCAAACATGACAGcgcaataaataatataattattccCTTAAATTGAACGGCCCCTCAGGAGaagaacaaacaacacaattaaaatcCCGTCCAGCTTCAATGCATTCTCATTTCTTCAGCAGATTCTTATTAATATGCTAATCCTGCTGCTTGTGTTTCCCTCGGCTGGGAAACGATTGTCTCCTCTTTTCAGACACGTTCTTACAATTTAGTCAACAAATTAATTGAGTTTTaaggtttttgttattttgctggGATACACTACATTTCAAGTTTGATCTATATTCTCACATGTTGTCATATTTCCGTGACCCTCAGGTTTGAAGTGATGCAGTTCTGCTGGCTCCAGCCGGATCAGAGACCCAATGCAGAGGAAGTCCACTTGCTGCTCAGCTACCTGTGTGCCAAGGGGGCCAGCGAGGCAGAGGAGGACTTTGACAGGCGCTGGAACTCGCTGTGTCCCAACATTGGATTCAACAGCCACCATGGTGCCTCTGCTATGTCACAAGACCACCActcgtccacctcctcctccttccctctcctcgaGCAGTTTTCGGCAGGCGACGGCTACCACTCGGAGTCTGGGGACGACATTCTAACAGTCACAGAAACCAGCCATGGCCTGAACTTTGAGTACAAGTGGGAGCAGGCCAGGGCCGACCAGTCCTATAGAGCCCAGGACTCCTCCAGTGCCCTGAGTCAGGTCAACCATCATTGCCAGGAAGCATTTtatccaccagggggcattgTTGGAGGCTGCCCTATGGAGAGCCTCAGCCATGCAGTTTCTCCTTACTACCAATCCAAACATCTCCATGCTCCGGGTGTTCTCCCCGTCCTCAGTGCCCACAGCCCCTCAGTAAGCAATGAATACTACATCCGCATTGAAGAGCCAGTGGATTGTAACATCGATCTGGACTATACCATGTGCTCCTACAGCCCAGAGTATCAGGGCAGCAGTGGGAGCTTCCTTACTGGGAGCGCAGACTCAGGCGAGTGCATGGCCTTTCCATCACAAGGTAAGAACATGGGCATGGCTCCCTATTGGGCAGCAGACATCGATAAGTCAGATGTGTTTGACTCCAATGACTCGAGTCCGGCCATCTCTCTGACGATGGAGCCTCTCTTAGGACAAGTGTCGCACGACAGCCCCCTACGACCCTGGGAGTCCAGTCACTATGTGTCCTAtaaagacagagatggaggtTACTACTATGAGCACTCGCCACCTTTAGGAATCGACCACTATCTGATTGGAAGTGACCACTCCAGTGAGCACCATCAGGAAAGCTGGGGGTCGAGGAGCTTGCGTCAGGCCCTGGGTGAGTTGGAGAACCCGCTGGGGGCCACCCGCCCTGTGACCAGTCCACCTCAACAGGCCTACAGAGATCCATACCTGGACACAAGTCAGACCTCCATCATCGGAAAGAACGTGACCGGGGGTTACTACGACATGATGGGCTCACTCAGGAAGACTATGCCCAGCCACACAAGGCACAGCAGCCACTCGGTCAGTATCGACATGGAGTCAGAAGGGGCGCTCTTCATCGGGCACAGAGACAGTgattcagaagaagaagatgaggaggataTATTTGTTGAGAGACACAACTGCAACACGTGGCCTTCAAAGCACCGCCACAGCAGCGTGGGTCACCACAGACGGGCGAGCTGTAGACAGGACGCCTACGTAGATTTCCACTACACCATGCCAAGTACAGACATTGAGGACTCCTGGCCAGAGGAGAGCAGCCTGGCCTTCCACTCTCTACCCAAACCTATCGACTACCTTGAGACGCAACAGGCCAAAGACAACAGTGCCTGCCTCAGTCTGAGCAAACACCACGCGATGGTGCCTTCAGACAACTGCAACACCTACATCTACCTGTGCCACGAGGGCGACACCCAGGCACCAGCGGCTGGAGAGTGCTGCCACTCACACTTTGTTGACCCACTCACCGGCTTGCTCGTCAGAAACAACAGCTACAGTCACAGCAACTACGTCCGAGATAAGATCGTTGACCCCCCATGCAACGAGGAGATGATCAATCTCTCCCCGGCTCCAGGGGGTCCCATCGTGGCCAAACCCACCATGATAAAGACTGAGGAGCGTGGAGAGCAGTA
Protein-coding regions in this window:
- the aatkb gene encoding serine/threonine-protein kinase LMTK1 isoform X3, with product MLFLEEAQPFRVLQHPALLQCLAQCTEVTPYLLVMEFCPLGDVKSYLRSCRAGETMTPEPLILQRMACDIASGLLHLHKHNFAHSDLALRNCLLTADVSVKIGDYGLSHNKYKDDYYLTSDQMFVPLRWIAPELVDEVHGNLLVADNTHQSNIWSLGVTIWELLELGNQPYRHYSDRQVLTYTVREQQLRLPKPLLQVPLAERWFEVMQFCWLQPDQRPNAEEVHLLLSYLCAKGASEAEEDFDRRWNSLCPNIGFNSHHGASAMSQDHHSSTSSSFPLLEQFSAGDGYHSESGDDILTVTETSHGLNFEYKWEQARADQSYRAQDSSSALSQVNHHCQEAFYPPGGIVGGCPMESLSHAVSPYYQSKHLHAPGVLPVLSAHSPSVSNEYYIRIEEPVDCNIDLDYTMCSYSPEYQGSSGSFLTGSADSGECMAFPSQGKNMGMAPYWAADIDKSDVFDSNDSSPAISLTMEPLLGQVSHDSPLRPWESSHYVSYKDRDGGYYYEHSPPLGIDHYLIGSDHSSEHHQESWGSRSLRQALGELENPLGATRPVTSPPQQAYRDPYLDTSQTSIIGKNVTGGYYDMMGSLRKTMPSHTRHSSHSVSIDMESEGALFIGHRDSDSEEEDEEDIFVERHNCNTWPSKHRHSSVGHHRRASCRQDAYVDFHYTMPSTDIEDSWPEESSLAFHSLPKPIDYLETQQAKDNSACLSLSKHHAMVPSDNCNTYIYLCHEGDTQAPAAGECCHSHFVDPLTGLLVRNNSYSHSNYVRDKIVDPPCNEEMINLSPAPGGPIVAKPTMIKTEERGEQYIDLTAYGSPLKEKREDVIKENLIMQKPIEPKVEEVKLTMTMTIPPPPADNMHVMVALTDPESDSSPTGDSGVDRGSSSACLVDILDCSDDDEEEDDITEDITDVTSGIFADESSELNASPAFKSLQKQVGTPDSMDSMDLPSAAGSCEGFSPASSHPSSSPKAMDSGYDTENNESPEFVPKEPHEPREQPLAKPTLDTSLEEDEELEEAKEGEPSLGEDVASGASQTGDHIFSPLSDETPYRDSAYFSDYESERQSRDEGEDSSSEKKGEKRKSEDEELEDAAANKDIKVEEKLLSTEGTECSCSTEMEEFLTEDCRDEEFGLPLEPCVSIEGGLDEWPSQENSSLGDWAAEVVGAMEEALGALNGDSSLNVKLESDEAEVVEDSEPREEPVIKTIETRVSGETLHSLPKDEVALQHTANSRRFSTSSPPPPSTPPSPLPAADGRGSPADGEEADEEGGDTDDSDESDEELRSYSMQEQSGGEESEEEIHPVPIVVSDDSQAHKLRSLLKMPTLLPEENLQGELERTKKTVSFFDDVTVYLFDQESPTKELSEQSFPVGAEGQRSPSKSKERVPASDDSSDGNVSEESAGYEWEDDFPLLPLPTSSGASDSPPPRSVSTAPDAKPAVQFSRFTVSPSSVSRFSITHITDSDMDSAGGSSEDGDKE
- the aatkb gene encoding serine/threonine-protein kinase LMTK1 isoform X2, translated to MSTLASQASLGSPDVYILPLSEVSLPLAKQPARSVHLLKSTDLSRHSLLYLNEIGDGWFGKVLLGEVNSGRSTTEVVVKELKSSASVQDQMLFLEEAQPFRVLQHPALLQCLAQCTEVTPYLLVMEFCPLGDVKSYLRSCRAGETMTPEPLILQRMACDIASGLLHLHKHNFAHSDLALRNCLLTADVSVKIGDYGLSHNKYKDDYYLTSDQMFVPLRWIAPELVDEVHGNLLVADNTHQSNIWSLGVTIWELLELGNQPYRHYSDRQVLTYTVREQQLRLPKPLLQVPLAERWFEVMQFCWLQPDQRPNAEEVHLLLSYLCAKGASEAEEDFDRRWNSLCPNIGFNSHHGASAMSQDHHSSTSSSFPLLEQFSAGDGYHSESGDDILTVTETSHGLNFEYKWEQARADQSYRAQDSSSALSQVNHHCQEAFYPPGGIVGGCPMESLSHAVSPYYQSKHLHAPGVLPVLSAHSPSVSNEYYIRIEEPVDCNIDLDYTMCSYSPEYQGSSGSFLTGSADSGECMAFPSQGKNMGMAPYWAADIDKSDVFDSNDSSPAISLTMEPLLGQVSHDSPLRPWESSHYVSYKDRDGGYYYEHSPPLGIDHYLIGSDHSSEHHQESWGSRSLRQALGELENPLGATRPVTSPPQQAYRDPYLDTSQTSIIGKNVTGGYYDMMGSLRKTMPSHTRHSSHSVSIDMESEGALFIGHRDSDSEEEDEEDIFVERHNCNTWPSKHRHSSVGHHRRASCRQDAYVDFHYTMPSTDIEDSWPEESSLAFHSLPKPIDYLETQQAKDNSACLSLSKHHAMVPSDNCNTYIYLCHEGDTQAPAAGECCHSHFVDPLTGLLVRNNSYSHSNYVRDKIVDPPCNEEMINLSPAPGGPIVAKPTMIKTEERGEQYIDLTAYGSPLKEKREDVIKENLIMQKPIEPKVEEVKLTMTMTIPPPPADNMHVMVALTDPESDSSPTGDSGVDRGSSSACLVDILDCSDDDEEEDDITEDITDVTSGIFADESSELNASPAFKSLQKQVGTPDSMDSMDLPSAAGSCEGFSPASSHPSSSPKAMDSGYDTENNESPEFVPKEPHEPREQPLAKPTLDTSLEEDEELEEAKEGEPSLGEDVASGASQTGDHIFSPLSDETPYRDSAYFSDYESERQSRDEGEDSSSEKKGEKRKSEDEELEDAAANKDIKVEEKLLSTEGTECSCSTEMEEFLTEDCRDEEFGLPLEPCVSIEGGLDEWPSQENSSLGDWAAEVVGAMEEALGALNGDSSLNVKLESDEAEVVEDSEPREEPVIKTIETRVSGETLHSLPKDEVALQHTANSRRFSTSSPPPPSTPPSPLPAADGRGSPADGEEADEEGGDTDDSDESDEELRSYSMQEQSGGEESEEEIHPVPIVVSDDSQAHKLRSLLKMPTLLPEENLQGELERTKKTVSFFDDVTVYLFDQESPTKELSEQSFPVGAEGQRSPSKSKERVPASDDSSDGNVSEESAGYEWEDDFPLLPLPTSSGASDSPPPRSVSTAPDAKPAVQFSRFTVSPSSVSRFSITHITDSDMDSAGGSSEDGDKE
- the aatkb gene encoding serine/threonine-protein kinase LMTK1 isoform X1; its protein translation is MLLLLLMCSAALSPGSALSSHFSSDGAPLSELSWSSSLAVVSVSFLGLFTFVFLMLACLCCKKGKTGFKEFKNVDGEEYQADMSTLASQASLGSPDVYILPLSEVSLPLAKQPARSVHLLKSTDLSRHSLLYLNEIGDGWFGKVLLGEVNSGRSTTEVVVKELKSSASVQDQMLFLEEAQPFRVLQHPALLQCLAQCTEVTPYLLVMEFCPLGDVKSYLRSCRAGETMTPEPLILQRMACDIASGLLHLHKHNFAHSDLALRNCLLTADVSVKIGDYGLSHNKYKDDYYLTSDQMFVPLRWIAPELVDEVHGNLLVADNTHQSNIWSLGVTIWELLELGNQPYRHYSDRQVLTYTVREQQLRLPKPLLQVPLAERWFEVMQFCWLQPDQRPNAEEVHLLLSYLCAKGASEAEEDFDRRWNSLCPNIGFNSHHGASAMSQDHHSSTSSSFPLLEQFSAGDGYHSESGDDILTVTETSHGLNFEYKWEQARADQSYRAQDSSSALSQVNHHCQEAFYPPGGIVGGCPMESLSHAVSPYYQSKHLHAPGVLPVLSAHSPSVSNEYYIRIEEPVDCNIDLDYTMCSYSPEYQGSSGSFLTGSADSGECMAFPSQGKNMGMAPYWAADIDKSDVFDSNDSSPAISLTMEPLLGQVSHDSPLRPWESSHYVSYKDRDGGYYYEHSPPLGIDHYLIGSDHSSEHHQESWGSRSLRQALGELENPLGATRPVTSPPQQAYRDPYLDTSQTSIIGKNVTGGYYDMMGSLRKTMPSHTRHSSHSVSIDMESEGALFIGHRDSDSEEEDEEDIFVERHNCNTWPSKHRHSSVGHHRRASCRQDAYVDFHYTMPSTDIEDSWPEESSLAFHSLPKPIDYLETQQAKDNSACLSLSKHHAMVPSDNCNTYIYLCHEGDTQAPAAGECCHSHFVDPLTGLLVRNNSYSHSNYVRDKIVDPPCNEEMINLSPAPGGPIVAKPTMIKTEERGEQYIDLTAYGSPLKEKREDVIKENLIMQKPIEPKVEEVKLTMTMTIPPPPADNMHVMVALTDPESDSSPTGDSGVDRGSSSACLVDILDCSDDDEEEDDITEDITDVTSGIFADESSELNASPAFKSLQKQVGTPDSMDSMDLPSAAGSCEGFSPASSHPSSSPKAMDSGYDTENNESPEFVPKEPHEPREQPLAKPTLDTSLEEDEELEEAKEGEPSLGEDVASGASQTGDHIFSPLSDETPYRDSAYFSDYESERQSRDEGEDSSSEKKGEKRKSEDEELEDAAANKDIKVEEKLLSTEGTECSCSTEMEEFLTEDCRDEEFGLPLEPCVSIEGGLDEWPSQENSSLGDWAAEVVGAMEEALGALNGDSSLNVKLESDEAEVVEDSEPREEPVIKTIETRVSGETLHSLPKDEVALQHTANSRRFSTSSPPPPSTPPSPLPAADGRGSPADGEEADEEGGDTDDSDESDEELRSYSMQEQSGGEESEEEIHPVPIVVSDDSQAHKLRSLLKMPTLLPEENLQGELERTKKTVSFFDDVTVYLFDQESPTKELSEQSFPVGAEGQRSPSKSKERVPASDDSSDGNVSEESAGYEWEDDFPLLPLPTSSGASDSPPPRSVSTAPDAKPAVQFSRFTVSPSSVSRFSITHITDSDMDSAGGSSEDGDKE